From Bacteroidota bacterium, a single genomic window includes:
- a CDS encoding FtsW/RodA/SpoVE family cell cycle protein, translated as MIDYILHRLKGDKWIWLVVFLISMVSLLAVYTGAGSPTLADKSSTTFVLLKHSLMLGVGFTIMFFVSKFDYRTFARISDYLLYLSIPVLLYVLIWGRDINGASRWIYIFGFSFQPSDLGKVALLIHLAKMLTQKQEVIKDFKEGFLPTITWVVIICGLIAPANLSTAMLLFATSIILLFIAGVHLKYIGSLFLIGLVCGFILFKTAKRAETWEHRFETYTKAWTDSDYDPGYQVTQSYGAIATGGFFGKGPGKSTQRNYVPNATSDMVYAIILEEFGFVGGFIVMSLYLVLLFRTVGIVTMSKTFGALLAAGLSFLLVVQAMANMAVAVGVMPVTGQPLPMLSMGGTSILFTSFSLGVILSVSATALEDKKSAGKTKMKGGFATA; from the coding sequence ATGATCGATTACATCCTACATAGACTCAAAGGCGACAAGTGGATTTGGCTGGTGGTGTTTCTCATCAGCATGGTCAGCTTGTTGGCTGTCTATACGGGTGCCGGGTCGCCGACCTTGGCCGACAAGAGCAGTACGACGTTTGTTTTGCTCAAGCATAGCCTTATGCTCGGCGTTGGCTTCACGATCATGTTTTTCGTGAGCAAATTCGATTACCGCACATTCGCGCGCATCAGTGACTACCTTCTCTACCTGTCGATCCCCGTCCTCCTGTATGTATTGATTTGGGGAAGGGACATCAATGGTGCGTCGCGATGGATTTATATTTTCGGCTTCAGCTTTCAGCCGTCTGACCTTGGAAAAGTGGCGCTTTTGATCCATTTGGCCAAGATGCTCACGCAAAAGCAGGAGGTGATCAAAGACTTCAAGGAAGGCTTTTTGCCGACCATCACTTGGGTCGTGATCATCTGCGGCCTGATCGCCCCCGCGAACTTGAGCACGGCCATGCTCCTATTCGCGACGAGCATCATCCTCCTGTTCATCGCAGGGGTACACCTTAAGTATATCGGTTCGCTGTTTTTGATCGGTTTGGTCTGCGGATTCATCCTCTTCAAGACCGCCAAACGCGCCGAAACCTGGGAACACCGTTTCGAGACTTACACCAAGGCTTGGACCGACAGCGATTACGATCCAGGTTATCAAGTGACGCAGTCGTACGGTGCCATCGCCACGGGTGGATTTTTCGGAAAAGGCCCCGGCAAGAGTACGCAGCGCAACTATGTGCCCAATGCGACGAGCGACATGGTATACGCGATCATTCTCGAAGAATTCGGCTTTGTCGGCGGATTTATCGTGATGAGCCTGTACTTGGTGTTGCTTTTCCGGACGGTCGGCATCGTGACGATGAGCAAGACCTTCGGGGCATTGTTGGCGGCGGGATTGTCGTTCCTGCTGGTCGTGCAAGCGATGGCCAACATGGCCGTCGCCGTCGGGGTGATGCCCGTGACCGGGCAACCCTTGCCCATGCTCAGCATGGGTGGCACGTCCATCCTGTTTACCTCGTTTTCGCTGGGTGTCATCTTGAGCGTGAGCGCAACGGCATTGGAAGACAAGAAGTCCGCTGGCAAAACCAAAATGAAAGGAGGGTTCGCAACGGCATGA
- a CDS encoding transpeptidase family protein: MNKVSDNILKRVYLLFGAVALFAVLTLGRVAQIQFFQADKWINAVEKERVYEKHIPAARGNILADGGEVLATSQPFYMLPIDPSRVDTTQLTFPAQFDSLCKLLGQHFGDELHDENYYHDFLMGHIRFRDERGRPDRHVYVLRQKVDFEDYRMVREWPILRNSKFEGGLMVEKLNNTRFYPYDSLARITLGVIAHDSLPLKGLEFAFHKYLKGEEGISLVQRIAGGHELPLQVYQEDEDGDDIETTINVGIQDIVETELRKGVLRTNAKYGVAVLMEVGTGEIKAVANYPETQNHALATRSEPGSTFKLASFMALLEDNRINLDDSIDAQRGIWKFYDATMKDHLEYHKISFRDAFEESVNTVTARMVDSIYGRNSAAWFAHLEKFGLTKPVMRQEHIVGEPAPTYVRPDDNDWTKITMPWMAIGYNSQLTPLQILTFYNAVANDGRMMEPILVKRIRHGAKILVEYESKLLNASIASKRTIAEARKLLEGVVLRGTAKHVQIGDCKIAGKTGTAKKINKITKAYESRYQASFCGYFPADKPRYSLYIMVDEPSGDEYYGASVAGPIFAEIAQQVYTSDMDLVPEFSAPAFASSTPMTRIMHQGNAQAVYKQLERKGPTEAEGTWIKSTEVEGKLQFSKLEIKQGRVPNVYGMSAKDAIVLLEGLGMKVLLNGHGKVRSQSVGVGEPISGNTSIILGLN; encoded by the coding sequence ATGAACAAGGTTTCGGACAATATCCTCAAACGCGTTTACCTCCTCTTCGGGGCGGTGGCGTTGTTTGCTGTCCTGACCTTGGGCAGGGTGGCGCAAATTCAATTTTTCCAGGCCGACAAGTGGATCAATGCCGTGGAAAAGGAGCGAGTGTACGAAAAGCACATCCCTGCAGCACGTGGAAACATCCTTGCCGACGGTGGCGAAGTGCTTGCCACAAGCCAGCCTTTTTACATGTTGCCCATCGACCCTTCGCGCGTCGACACCACGCAATTGACCTTTCCAGCCCAGTTTGACTCCCTTTGCAAATTGCTCGGCCAACATTTCGGGGACGAATTGCACGACGAAAACTACTACCACGACTTCCTCATGGGCCATATCCGGTTCCGGGATGAGCGTGGCAGGCCTGACCGCCACGTTTATGTCTTGCGCCAAAAAGTGGACTTCGAAGATTACCGCATGGTGCGTGAATGGCCGATCCTGCGCAATAGCAAGTTTGAAGGTGGGTTGATGGTCGAGAAGCTCAACAATACCCGCTTTTATCCTTATGACAGCCTTGCCCGCATCACGCTCGGCGTGATTGCGCATGACTCATTGCCGCTCAAGGGATTGGAATTCGCATTCCACAAATATTTGAAAGGCGAGGAAGGCATTTCGCTCGTGCAACGCATCGCAGGTGGCCATGAATTGCCGTTGCAAGTCTATCAAGAAGACGAAGACGGCGACGACATCGAGACCACCATCAATGTCGGTATCCAAGACATTGTCGAAACCGAATTGCGCAAAGGCGTCCTGCGCACCAACGCAAAATATGGCGTTGCAGTCCTCATGGAAGTCGGCACCGGCGAAATCAAGGCCGTTGCCAATTATCCTGAGACACAAAACCACGCATTGGCAACCCGGAGCGAACCCGGTTCGACCTTCAAATTGGCATCCTTTATGGCCTTGTTGGAAGACAACCGCATTAACCTGGACGACAGCATCGACGCGCAGCGTGGCATCTGGAAATTCTATGATGCAACGATGAAGGACCACTTGGAATACCATAAGATTTCGTTTCGCGATGCATTCGAAGAGTCTGTGAATACCGTCACTGCACGCATGGTGGATTCCATTTACGGCCGCAATTCGGCAGCATGGTTTGCGCATTTGGAAAAATTTGGTTTGACCAAACCGGTCATGCGGCAGGAACACATTGTTGGTGAGCCCGCACCCACCTATGTAAGGCCTGACGACAACGACTGGACAAAAATCACGATGCCATGGATGGCGATCGGATACAACTCGCAATTGACGCCGTTGCAAATCCTGACATTTTACAATGCCGTTGCCAACGATGGCCGCATGATGGAGCCGATCTTGGTAAAACGCATCCGTCATGGTGCAAAGATTCTGGTCGAATACGAATCGAAACTTTTGAATGCTTCCATTGCAAGCAAGCGCACCATTGCCGAGGCTCGGAAACTCCTCGAAGGCGTTGTTTTGCGCGGTACTGCCAAACATGTGCAAATCGGCGACTGCAAAATCGCGGGCAAAACGGGTACAGCTAAAAAGATCAACAAGATCACCAAAGCCTACGAATCCCGTTATCAGGCATCGTTTTGCGGGTATTTCCCTGCCGACAAACCACGTTACTCATTGTACATCATGGTCGATGAGCCAAGTGGCGACGAATATTATGGCGCTTCCGTTGCCGGGCCGATTTTCGCGGAGATTGCGCAGCAGGTGTATACGAGTGACATGGACCTCGTGCCCGAGTTTTCCGCGCCTGCCTTTGCAAGCAGCACCCCGATGACGCGCATCATGCATCAAGGCAATGCACAGGCTGTCTACAAGCAGCTTGAACGCAAAGGCCCAACTGAAGCCGAAGGCACTTGGATCAAAAGCACCGAAGTTGAGGGCAAACTTCAATTTTCCAAACTCGAAATCAAGCAAGGCCGCGTGCCGAATGTCTATGGCATGAGCGCCAAAGACGCCATTGTCTTGCTGGAAGGCCTGGGCATGAAGGTTCTCCTCAATGGCCACGGCAAAGTCAGGTCACAATCCGTCGGCGTCGGCGAACCCATCAGCGGCAATACATCCATTATTCTAGGACTCAATTAA
- the murG gene encoding undecaprenyldiphospho-muramoylpentapeptide beta-N-acetylglucosaminyltransferase produces the protein MSKRVIITGGGTGGHIFPAISIANELKKIDSTIEILFVGADGGMEMRVVPQYGYKILSVKISGIMRSFSPKNILKNLMLPFKLIGSLMTSRSIIRDFKPDVVVGVGGYASGPVGRAAASKGIPVVLCEQNAYPGITNKLLAQKAARILLGNEAAQQYFDKSKSKVTGNPVRETLLSGDRNKGLAAFNLDGSRPVVLSLGGSLGAGTLNAAWEAGWKQLADQGIQLVWQCGKRFHDELNARLPKHPNLHLAAFIEDMSSTYAAADLVVTRAGGSTISELILLNKPAILIPSPNVAEDHQTKNARSLTDRGAAILVKDVEAKETLAGVVLDILQHPEKLKALQAGIEAVEKHDSAHEIATEILSLIKNNGHGS, from the coding sequence ATGAGCAAGCGCGTAATCATCACAGGTGGCGGCACGGGCGGACATATCTTCCCAGCGATCTCCATTGCCAACGAACTCAAGAAGATCGACAGCACCATCGAAATCCTGTTTGTCGGGGCAGATGGCGGCATGGAAATGCGTGTCGTACCACAATACGGCTACAAAATCCTGAGCGTGAAGATCAGCGGCATCATGCGCAGCTTTTCGCCCAAGAATATTTTGAAAAACCTGATGCTGCCCTTCAAGCTGATCGGCAGCCTCATGACCTCGCGCAGCATCATCCGGGACTTCAAGCCCGACGTGGTGGTGGGTGTAGGTGGATACGCGAGCGGTCCCGTCGGACGCGCAGCGGCAAGCAAAGGTATTCCGGTCGTGTTGTGCGAGCAGAATGCCTATCCCGGCATCACCAACAAGTTGTTGGCGCAAAAGGCGGCCCGCATCCTGCTCGGCAACGAGGCGGCGCAGCAGTACTTTGACAAGTCTAAAAGCAAGGTTACCGGCAACCCGGTGCGTGAAACGCTGCTCAGCGGCGACCGCAACAAAGGCTTGGCAGCTTTCAACCTCGATGGCAGCCGCCCTGTCGTGCTGTCCCTCGGAGGCAGCCTCGGCGCAGGCACCCTCAACGCAGCATGGGAAGCAGGTTGGAAACAACTCGCCGACCAAGGCATCCAACTCGTATGGCAATGCGGCAAGCGCTTCCACGACGAATTGAACGCCCGACTCCCCAAGCATCCGAATTTGCACTTGGCGGCCTTCATCGAAGACATGTCGAGCACCTACGCGGCTGCCGACCTTGTCGTGACCCGCGCCGGTGGCAGCACGATCTCTGAATTGATCCTGCTCAACAAGCCGGCCATCCTGATCCCTTCGCCCAACGTTGCCGAAGACCATCAGACCAAAAACGCCCGTTCGCTCACCGACCGTGGCGCGGCGATCTTGGTCAAGGATGTCGAAGCCAAGGAAACACTTGCAGGTGTCGTTCTGGACATTTTGCAGCACCCTGAAAAATTGAAGGCGCTCCAAGCGGGCATCGAGGCGGTTGAAAAACACGACTCTGCCCACGAAATCGCCACTGAAATACTGAGTCTGATCAAAAACAACGGTCATGGCAGCTAA
- a CDS encoding phospho-N-acetylmuramoyl-pentapeptide-transferase: MLYAFLEWLNAKVSGGIPGFGVFKYLSFRSALAIITSLVVAIVFGKRIITYLKARLIGETIRKDGPESHKLKAGTPTMGGIIIFAAVMIPTLLWANLTNAYVLLILLATAWMFVIGFADDYIKVFKKNKAGLAGRFKIMGQVGLGLIVGLTMVFHSDFKGPQGRINDNGTLVVNDDLAGKGFLKGDRLLTIDGQRFDTTASTAGHTYIIERMVTENGFSRTEQKAITVADLEVIDVWNALHGKRESSFETKTNVPFLKNYVFNYSKIAFWEKAEGGMAGKLLYVLICIFIVTAVSNGVNLTDGLDGLAAGTTAIAAVALAIFAYVSGNVIFAEYLNISYIPKAAELTIYCGALIGACVGFLWYNTYPAQVFMGDTGSLMLGGAVGVLAMMVKKELLIPIFCGVFLVESLSVIVQVGYFKYTKRRSATGEGKRLLLMAPIHHHFEKKGLHETKIVVRFWIVSIMLLIMAFVTLKLR; the protein is encoded by the coding sequence ATGTTGTACGCATTTTTGGAATGGTTGAACGCAAAGGTAAGTGGTGGCATCCCGGGCTTCGGGGTGTTCAAGTACTTGTCTTTCCGCTCAGCCCTTGCCATCATCACCTCGCTGGTGGTTGCGATCGTCTTCGGGAAGCGCATCATTACCTATTTGAAAGCGCGTCTGATTGGCGAGACCATCCGCAAAGACGGACCTGAGAGCCACAAGCTCAAGGCCGGAACCCCCACCATGGGCGGCATCATCATCTTTGCAGCGGTCATGATCCCGACCCTGCTCTGGGCCAACCTGACCAATGCCTATGTTTTGTTGATCCTCCTGGCAACAGCCTGGATGTTTGTCATCGGATTCGCAGACGACTACATCAAGGTCTTCAAAAAGAACAAAGCGGGCCTTGCCGGACGCTTCAAAATCATGGGTCAAGTCGGCTTGGGCCTGATTGTCGGCTTGACGATGGTCTTCCACAGCGACTTCAAAGGTCCACAAGGCCGCATCAATGACAATGGCACGCTCGTCGTCAACGACGATCTCGCAGGCAAAGGCTTTCTGAAGGGTGACCGCTTGCTCACCATTGACGGCCAACGCTTTGATACGACCGCTTCGACGGCAGGCCATACCTATATCATCGAGCGCATGGTCACCGAAAACGGCTTTTCGCGCACCGAGCAAAAGGCGATCACGGTCGCGGATTTGGAAGTGATCGATGTTTGGAATGCTTTGCATGGGAAACGTGAAAGTTCGTTTGAGACCAAAACGAATGTCCCGTTCCTCAAAAACTACGTCTTCAACTACTCCAAGATTGCATTCTGGGAAAAGGCCGAAGGCGGCATGGCTGGGAAGCTGCTGTATGTCCTTATATGCATTTTCATCGTGACAGCGGTCTCCAACGGAGTCAATCTGACAGATGGATTGGACGGATTGGCGGCCGGCACGACGGCGATCGCGGCGGTGGCCTTGGCGATCTTCGCCTACGTCTCCGGCAACGTGATCTTCGCCGAATACCTGAACATCAGCTACATCCCCAAGGCCGCGGAACTCACGATTTATTGCGGGGCGCTCATTGGGGCCTGCGTGGGCTTCCTTTGGTACAATACCTATCCGGCCCAGGTCTTCATGGGTGATACCGGCAGCTTGATGCTCGGTGGCGCCGTGGGTGTCTTGGCCATGATGGTCAAAAAGGAATTGCTGATTCCGATCTTCTGCGGGGTCTTTTTGGTCGAATCGCTTTCGGTCATCGTGCAGGTCGGCTACTTCAAATACACCAAACGGCGCTCGGCAACAGGCGAAGGCAAACGTTTGCTGCTCATGGCGCCGATCCACCACCACTTCGAGAAAAAAGGCCTCCATGAGACCAAGATCGTCGTGCGCTTCTGGATCGTGAGCATCATGCTCCTCATCATGGCATTTGTAACCCTGAAACTACGTTAA
- a CDS encoding UDP-N-acetylmuramoyl-L-alanyl-D-glutamate--2,6-diaminopimelate ligase → MTLQDILYKCPLVEVRGDLQTGIVDFHFDSRAVVQGGLFVATRGVNVDGHNFIAASVVKGVAAVVCEEFPAEMAANVIWVKVADASLSLAHIAANFYGNPADQLKIVGITGTNGKTTTATLLYKLFTAMGERSGLLSTVVVMIGEDEMPATHTTPDAKQLHQTFRKMVDAGCQFCFMEVSSHALVQKRVAGIKFAGAVFTNITHDHLDYHVTFRNYLEAKKLLFDDLGANAFGLVNSDDKNGLVMLQNCKGRRLSYSLQRMAEYKGRIVENTFEGLCMELNGREAWFRLIGSFNAYNLLAVYGVAKEMGLDEEGFLQELSDIDGVNGRFQTITSPQRARTAIVDYAHTPDALKNVLETIRDIRHGGGKIITVVGCGGNRDAAKRPVMAEIATRLSDQVVLTSDNPRDEDPAEILAQMVAGVPINGRRKVMTVENRKEAIGVACRLAQPQDIILVAGKGHETYQEIKGVKHPFDDRQVLAETFITLES, encoded by the coding sequence ATCACGCTTCAAGACATATTGTACAAATGCCCGCTCGTAGAAGTGAGAGGCGATCTCCAAACGGGGATCGTGGACTTTCACTTTGATTCGCGCGCAGTTGTGCAAGGGGGCCTTTTTGTGGCTACCCGCGGCGTGAATGTCGATGGACACAATTTCATCGCTGCGAGCGTGGTCAAAGGTGTTGCTGCCGTCGTCTGTGAGGAATTTCCTGCGGAGATGGCTGCGAATGTCATCTGGGTCAAGGTGGCCGATGCTTCCCTTTCTCTGGCGCATATCGCCGCCAATTTCTACGGAAATCCAGCCGATCAGCTCAAAATTGTCGGCATCACCGGCACCAACGGCAAGACGACCACGGCAACATTGCTCTACAAGCTGTTTACAGCGATGGGCGAACGTAGCGGTTTGCTTTCGACGGTGGTCGTGATGATCGGCGAAGACGAAATGCCTGCAACACATACCACGCCGGATGCCAAGCAATTGCATCAGACCTTCCGCAAGATGGTCGATGCGGGCTGCCAATTCTGCTTCATGGAAGTGAGCAGTCACGCCTTGGTTCAGAAGCGCGTCGCCGGAATCAAATTTGCCGGGGCGGTGTTCACCAACATCACCCACGATCACCTCGACTACCATGTCACTTTCAGAAATTATCTGGAAGCCAAGAAATTGCTCTTTGACGACTTGGGTGCAAACGCCTTCGGTCTTGTCAATTCCGACGACAAAAACGGTCTGGTGATGTTGCAAAACTGCAAGGGTCGCCGCCTCAGCTACAGCCTCCAACGCATGGCCGAATACAAAGGCCGCATCGTGGAAAACACCTTCGAAGGGCTTTGCATGGAATTGAACGGCCGCGAGGCTTGGTTCAGGCTCATCGGCAGCTTCAACGCCTACAACTTGCTCGCCGTCTATGGCGTGGCCAAGGAAATGGGACTCGACGAAGAAGGCTTTCTCCAGGAATTGAGCGACATCGACGGGGTGAATGGCCGTTTTCAGACGATCACTTCACCACAGCGCGCACGCACTGCGATCGTGGATTATGCGCATACGCCCGATGCCTTGAAAAATGTATTGGAGACGATTCGCGACATCCGCCATGGCGGGGGCAAGATCATCACAGTGGTCGGCTGCGGCGGCAACCGCGACGCCGCCAAACGTCCGGTGATGGCAGAGATTGCCACGCGCCTGAGCGACCAAGTCGTGCTCACCAGCGACAATCCCCGCGACGAGGATCCGGCAGAAATCCTCGCCCAAATGGTCGCCGGTGTGCCCATCAATGGCCGCCGCAAGGTCATGACCGTCGAAAACAGGAAGGAAGCCATCGGCGTCGCTTGCCGCTTGGCCCAACCGCAAGATATCATCCTCGTGGCCGGCAAAGGCCACGAAACCTATCAGGAAATCAAAGGTGTCAAACACCCCTTTGACGACCGGCAGGTATTGGCAGAAACCTTTATTACCCTCGAAAGCTGA
- a CDS encoding UDP-N-acetylmuramate--L-alanine ligase gives MELDKVHHVHMLGIGGIGMSALARFLHRRGKIVSGYDKTRTPLTEALEAEGIEVYYEARPEMVNGADLVVYTPAVPKGFPEFARVAELQKPIMKRAELLGMISRAYKTIAVAGTHGKTSTTGLIAHLLRSCGIDCTAFIGGITNNYQTNFLDGGSEWVVVEADEFDRSFLQLSPDIAVITSMDADHLDIYGEEAAVQESFRAFAECLKPGGTLFLHHTLSVDELDQNRKVYTYGVEIGRFRSVELNHRGLGVTFDYQSPVAKFERLRMNLPGTYNVENATAAISVAVALGGSEDAIRKGLESFTGIKRRFDIRHRTDDVVYIDDYAHHPTEIEALLSAVRDMLPRHKVVAAFQPHLFSRTRDFHVGFAAALSKADAVVLLDIYPAREEPMPGVTSQMILDLVTQPEKELSTLEGLGAALKKHESKPVVVLTIGAGNIDTQVEATRQMVARW, from the coding sequence ATGGAACTCGATAAGGTACATCATGTGCACATGCTGGGCATTGGCGGCATCGGCATGAGCGCCCTTGCGCGGTTCCTGCACCGCCGTGGCAAGATCGTCTCGGGTTACGACAAGACGCGCACCCCTTTGACCGAGGCTTTGGAGGCCGAAGGGATCGAGGTGTACTATGAAGCGCGTCCGGAAATGGTGAATGGTGCGGATTTGGTCGTGTACACACCGGCCGTCCCCAAGGGTTTCCCTGAATTTGCCCGCGTCGCGGAATTGCAGAAGCCGATCATGAAACGTGCCGAATTGCTGGGCATGATTTCAAGGGCTTACAAAACGATTGCCGTTGCGGGAACGCATGGCAAAACCAGCACAACCGGACTGATTGCGCACCTGCTGCGCAGTTGTGGCATTGATTGCACCGCCTTCATCGGCGGCATTACCAACAATTACCAGACCAACTTCCTCGATGGCGGTTCGGAATGGGTGGTGGTCGAGGCCGACGAATTTGACCGTTCTTTCTTGCAATTGAGCCCCGATATCGCGGTGATCACAAGCATGGATGCCGATCATTTGGACATCTACGGCGAGGAAGCAGCGGTACAGGAATCCTTCCGGGCATTCGCAGAATGCCTGAAACCGGGAGGAACGCTGTTTTTGCACCATACGTTGAGCGTCGACGAACTCGATCAAAACCGCAAGGTGTACACCTACGGGGTCGAAATCGGGCGGTTCCGTTCGGTCGAATTGAATCACAGGGGTTTGGGAGTCACGTTTGACTACCAATCGCCGGTGGCCAAATTCGAGCGCCTGCGCATGAATTTGCCGGGCACTTATAATGTCGAAAATGCAACCGCAGCCATCTCGGTGGCGGTGGCTTTGGGTGGCAGCGAAGATGCGATTCGGAAGGGATTGGAGAGTTTCACGGGCATCAAGCGGCGGTTTGACATCCGTCATCGCACGGACGATGTGGTGTACATCGACGACTACGCCCACCATCCGACGGAGATTGAAGCCCTGTTGAGTGCGGTACGGGACATGTTGCCAAGGCACAAGGTTGTCGCTGCATTTCAGCCGCATCTTTTCAGCCGCACACGCGACTTCCATGTCGGATTCGCAGCTGCGTTGTCCAAAGCCGATGCCGTGGTCTTGTTGGACATCTATCCGGCCCGCGAGGAGCCTATGCCCGGTGTCACGAGTCAAATGATTCTGGACCTGGTCACACAGCCGGAAAAGGAGCTCTCGACCCTCGAAGGGTTGGGTGCAGCCCTGAAAAAACATGAATCGAAGCCTGTGGTGGTCTTGACCATCGGGGCCGGAAATATTGATACACAAGTGGAAGCAACACGGCAAATGGTAGCCCGCTGGTGA
- the murD gene encoding UDP-N-acetylmuramoyl-L-alanine--D-glutamate ligase has translation MKITILGGKESGVGAAILAQQLGFAVWVSEFGAIPDKYKAEMNAHGIAFEEGGHTEEKVLDADLVVKSPGIPEKAPIIKAIRAKGIEIASEIEFASRHTDSTIVAITGSNGKTTTTLLIHHMLVKAGLDAGCAGNVGDSFARMVALDPKPYYVLEVSSFQLDDIRTFKPHIAVLTNITPDHLDRYNYELRNYADAKFRVAENQTAADHFIWCMDDPISAEILPQKNIKAQVHGFSYDKLPGTVAWVENNTIRLEMQLDHSTFSIDAMTIQGRHNVYNTMAAAVVGSVLELRKDKIRDAFSDFRNAEHRLEKVAVVRGVEFINDSKATNVNSTWYALESVDRPVIWIAGGVDKGNDYASLIPLVEKKVKCIIALGNDVLKIHKAFSQKVDMIVNTNSMEECVKMAYHMSNKGDCVLLSPACASFDLFEDYQDRGRQFKNAVKEL, from the coding sequence ATGAAAATCACAATCCTTGGCGGAAAAGAAAGTGGTGTTGGCGCGGCAATCCTCGCTCAACAGCTCGGCTTTGCCGTCTGGGTAAGTGAGTTTGGCGCGATTCCGGACAAATACAAGGCCGAGATGAACGCCCACGGAATTGCATTCGAAGAGGGCGGCCATACCGAGGAAAAAGTGTTGGACGCGGATCTTGTGGTCAAAAGCCCGGGTATCCCCGAGAAGGCGCCCATCATCAAGGCCATTCGCGCAAAAGGCATTGAAATCGCCTCCGAAATCGAATTTGCCTCCCGTCATACCGACAGCACCATTGTCGCCATCACAGGCAGCAATGGCAAGACGACCACTACCCTGCTCATCCACCACATGCTGGTGAAGGCAGGGCTCGATGCAGGATGCGCAGGAAATGTCGGCGACAGTTTCGCCCGCATGGTGGCCCTCGATCCAAAACCCTACTACGTGCTGGAAGTGAGCAGTTTTCAACTCGACGATATCCGGACTTTCAAGCCCCATATCGCAGTGCTCACCAACATCACGCCCGATCATTTGGATCGCTACAACTACGAATTGCGCAACTACGCCGACGCCAAATTTCGCGTCGCCGAAAATCAGACTGCAGCAGATCATTTTATCTGGTGCATGGATGACCCGATCTCCGCGGAGATCCTTCCTCAAAAGAATATCAAAGCCCAGGTCCACGGTTTCAGCTACGACAAGCTGCCGGGAACTGTGGCATGGGTGGAAAACAATACAATAAGGCTTGAGATGCAGCTTGATCACTCTACTTTCTCGATTGATGCCATGACCATTCAAGGTCGGCACAATGTTTACAACACAATGGCAGCCGCAGTGGTAGGATCCGTCCTCGAATTGCGCAAGGACAAGATCCGGGATGCGTTCTCAGACTTTAGAAATGCAGAGCACCGCCTCGAAAAGGTCGCGGTCGTGCGCGGCGTCGAATTCATCAACGATTCCAAGGCCACCAATGTCAATTCGACATGGTACGCCCTTGAAAGCGTGGATCGCCCCGTGATTTGGATTGCCGGCGGTGTCGACAAAGGCAATGACTATGCTTCTTTGATCCCGCTCGTCGAAAAGAAGGTGAAATGCATCATCGCCCTCGGAAACGACGTGCTCAAGATTCACAAAGCCTTCAGCCAGAAGGTCGACATGATCGTGAACACCAACAGCATGGAAGAGTGTGTCAAAATGGCCTACCACATGAGCAACAAAGGCGACTGCGTTTTGCTTTCTCCGGCTTGCGCATCGTTTGACCTCTTTGAAGACTACCAAGATCGTGGACGCCAATTCAAAAATGCAGTCAAAGAATTGTGA